One Gloeothece verrucosa PCC 7822 DNA window includes the following coding sequences:
- a CDS encoding DUF4917 family protein, whose product MYGQEIKIARTETTNLLEIIREKWEEKETGEYYPLFVSEGTSRDKKKAIQSSNYLKTVYDEVLSRLKIKKNNETIKIKNLVIYGWSMREENNMIQDSHILEAIAKTDVKSIAVSVHKGELNDTDEIKKKCESEKTKLKKFFKKHNKDPQIICFDSSSSGCWINEEKEKENC is encoded by the coding sequence ATATATGGTCAAGAAATCAAAATAGCAAGAACAGAAACAACTAATTTACTTGAAATTATCCGTGAAAAATGGGAAGAGAAAGAAACAGGTGAATATTATCCGCTTTTTGTCTCTGAAGGAACTTCTCGTGATAAAAAGAAGGCTATTCAAAGTAGCAATTATCTTAAAACTGTATATGATGAAGTTCTTTCAAGGTTAAAAATTAAAAAGAACAATGAAACAATTAAGATTAAAAATTTAGTTATTTATGGATGGTCAATGAGAGAAGAAAATAACATGATTCAAGACAGCCATATTTTAGAAGCTATAGCTAAAACTGATGTTAAATCTATTGCTGTCTCAGTACATAAGGGAGAATTAAACGATACTGATGAAATTAAGAAAAAGTGTGAATCAGAAAAAACAAAACTTAAGAAATTTTTCAAAAAACATAATAAAGATCCTCAAATTATCTGTTTTGACTCTTCAAGTTCCGGCTGCTGGATAAACGAAGAAAAAGAAAAAGAAAACTGTTAA
- the psbC gene encoding photosystem II reaction center protein CP43 encodes MVTLSNASVGSSRDFNSTGFAWWAGNARLINLSGKLLGAHVAHAGLIVFWAGAMTLFEVAHFIPEKPMYEQGLILLPHLATLGWGVGPAGEVIDTFPYFVVGVLHLISSAVLGFGGIYHALRGPETLEEYSSFFGYDWKDKNQMTNIIGYHLILLGCGALLLVFKAMFFGGVYDTWAPGGGDVRVISNPTLNPAIIFGYLTKAPFGGEGWIISVNNMEDIIGGHIWVGLICIFGGIWHILTKPFGWARRAFIWSGEAYLSYSLGALSLMGFIASVYVWFNNTAYPSEFYGPTGMEASQSQAFTFLVRDQRLGANIGSAQGPTGLGKYLMRSPTGEIIFGGETMRFWDFRGPWLEPLRGPNGLDLDKLRNDVQPWQVRRAAEYMTHAPLGSLNSVGGVITDVNSFNYVSPRAWLATSHFTLGFFFLVGHLWHAGRARAAAAGFEKGIDRETEPVLAMPDLD; translated from the coding sequence GTGGTAACGCTCTCTAATGCTTCAGTTGGGAGCAGTCGTGACTTCAACTCTACCGGTTTTGCTTGGTGGGCAGGTAATGCTCGTCTGATCAACCTCTCTGGTAAGTTACTTGGCGCTCACGTTGCTCATGCTGGTTTGATTGTTTTCTGGGCTGGTGCTATGACCCTGTTTGAAGTAGCACACTTTATCCCTGAAAAGCCTATGTATGAGCAGGGTTTGATTCTCCTGCCTCACTTAGCAACATTAGGTTGGGGTGTTGGACCTGCCGGTGAAGTGATTGATACTTTCCCGTATTTTGTAGTAGGTGTTCTGCACTTAATTTCTTCTGCGGTTCTCGGTTTCGGCGGCATCTATCATGCCCTGCGCGGACCTGAAACTTTAGAAGAATACTCCAGTTTCTTTGGTTATGACTGGAAAGACAAAAACCAAATGACCAACATCATCGGTTATCACCTCATTCTCTTAGGCTGTGGTGCGCTGTTGTTGGTATTTAAAGCCATGTTCTTCGGCGGTGTTTATGATACCTGGGCGCCCGGTGGTGGTGATGTCCGGGTGATCTCTAACCCCACCCTGAACCCCGCGATCATCTTCGGTTATCTGACAAAAGCTCCCTTCGGTGGAGAAGGCTGGATCATCAGCGTCAATAACATGGAAGATATCATCGGCGGACACATTTGGGTTGGTCTGATTTGTATTTTCGGTGGAATTTGGCACATCCTCACCAAGCCTTTTGGTTGGGCACGTCGTGCTTTCATCTGGTCTGGTGAAGCTTATCTGTCTTACAGTCTCGGTGCGCTGTCCTTAATGGGCTTCATCGCTTCTGTATATGTTTGGTTTAATAACACTGCTTATCCCAGTGAGTTTTATGGTCCTACTGGGATGGAAGCTTCTCAATCTCAAGCGTTTACCTTCTTGGTTCGTGACCAACGCTTAGGAGCTAATATTGGTTCTGCTCAAGGTCCCACTGGGTTAGGTAAATACTTGATGCGTTCTCCTACTGGGGAAATCATCTTCGGTGGTGAAACCATGCGCTTCTGGGATTTCCGTGGCCCTTGGTTAGAACCCCTTCGTGGTCCTAATGGTCTTGACCTCGATAAATTAAGAAATGACGTTCAGCCTTGGCAAGTTCGCCGCGCTGCTGAGTACATGACCCATGCGCCTTTAGGTTCTTTGAACTCTGTGGGTGGAGTTATCACTGACGTTAACTCTTTCAACTATGTGTCTCCCCGTGCTTGGTTGGCAACCTCTCACTTTACTCTCGGTTTCTTCTTCCTCGTTGGTCACCTGTGGCACGCGGGACGCGCTCGCGCTGCTGCGGCTGGTTTCGAGAAAGGGATCGATCGTGAGACTGAACCCGTTCTAGCTATGCCTGATCTTGACTAA
- the psbD gene encoding photosystem II D2 protein (photosystem q(a) protein) — MTIAVGRAPAERGVFDVVDDWLKRDRFVFIGWSGLLLFPCAYMALGGWLTGTTFVTSWYTHGLASSYLEGCNFLTVAVSTPADSMGHSILFLWGPEAQGDLTRWFQIGGLWPFVALHGAFSLIGFMLRQFEIARLVGIRPYNAIAFSAPIAVFVSVFLMYPLGQSSWFFAPSFGVAGIFRFILFVQGFHNFTLNPFHMMGVAGVLGGALLCAIHGATVENTLFQDGDEANTFRAFEPTQAEETYSMVTANRFWSQIFGIAFSNKRWLHFFMLFVPVTGLWMASIGIIGIALNLRAYDFVSQELRAAEDPEFETFYTKNILLNEGLRAWMAPQDQPHEQFVFPEEVLPRGNAL; from the coding sequence ATGACTATTGCAGTCGGACGTGCCCCAGCCGAAAGAGGCGTGTTTGATGTCGTTGATGACTGGTTAAAGCGCGATCGCTTTGTATTTATTGGTTGGTCTGGTTTATTACTGTTCCCCTGTGCCTACATGGCCCTGGGTGGATGGTTAACTGGTACTACCTTTGTGACCTCCTGGTACACTCACGGACTAGCCAGTTCCTACTTAGAAGGATGTAACTTCTTGACCGTAGCGGTTTCGACTCCGGCTGACAGCATGGGTCACTCCATTCTGTTCCTCTGGGGTCCAGAAGCTCAAGGTGACTTGACTCGCTGGTTTCAAATTGGTGGGTTATGGCCGTTTGTCGCCCTTCACGGTGCTTTCTCGCTGATAGGCTTCATGCTGCGTCAGTTTGAAATTGCTCGTCTGGTCGGCATTCGTCCTTACAACGCCATAGCTTTTTCTGCTCCGATTGCGGTATTCGTATCAGTGTTCCTGATGTACCCCTTGGGACAGTCTAGCTGGTTCTTTGCTCCTAGTTTCGGAGTTGCTGGTATTTTCCGTTTCATCTTGTTTGTACAAGGGTTCCACAACTTCACCCTCAACCCCTTCCACATGATGGGCGTTGCTGGTGTACTCGGTGGTGCGCTGCTTTGTGCGATTCACGGTGCAACCGTAGAAAATACCCTCTTCCAAGATGGGGACGAAGCTAACACCTTCAGAGCATTTGAACCAACCCAAGCCGAAGAAACCTATTCAATGGTTACAGCTAACCGTTTCTGGTCTCAAATCTTTGGGATTGCTTTTTCTAACAAGCGTTGGTTACACTTCTTCATGCTGTTTGTGCCAGTAACCGGCTTGTGGATGGCCAGCATTGGGATCATTGGTATTGCCTTGAACCTGCGGGCTTATGACTTTGTTTCACAAGAATTACGGGCGGCTGAAGACCCCGAGTTTGAAACATTCTATACTAAAAACATTCTGCTGAACGAAGGGTTAAGAGCTTGGATGGCTCCCCAAGATCAGCCTCACGAACAATTTGTATTCCCTGAGGAGGTTCTGCCCCGTGGTAACGCTCTCTAA
- a CDS encoding photosystem I assembly protein Ycf4 — protein MTKDNQILLQEVLGARRFSNYWWATVISIGGIGFLLAGLSSYLKVNLVLVSDPSELQFIPQGAALLFYGVAGSLLALYLWLTILWNIGGGYNEFNKETGLVRIFRSGFPGKNRRIEFECKLDEVQSVRAEIREGLNPQRCLYLRVKQRRDIPLTRVGQPLALSELENQGAELARFLGVPLEGL, from the coding sequence ATGACTAAAGATAACCAAATCCTACTGCAAGAGGTATTAGGAGCGCGTCGATTCAGCAACTACTGGTGGGCAACAGTAATCTCCATCGGTGGAATCGGCTTTTTGTTAGCCGGCTTATCAAGTTACTTAAAGGTTAATTTGGTACTGGTTAGCGATCCCTCTGAACTGCAATTTATCCCCCAAGGAGCCGCTCTACTATTTTATGGAGTGGCCGGTTCATTACTAGCCCTGTATTTGTGGCTCACCATCCTCTGGAATATTGGAGGCGGCTACAACGAATTTAATAAAGAAACCGGACTGGTGAGAATTTTTCGCTCGGGATTTCCGGGCAAAAACCGCCGCATTGAATTTGAGTGTAAGCTAGATGAGGTGCAGTCAGTACGGGCAGAAATTCGAGAAGGACTTAACCCTCAACGCTGTCTCTACCTACGGGTTAAACAACGTCGAGACATTCCTTTAACTCGCGTTGGACAACCTCTGGCTTTATCAGAACTGGAAAATCAAGGAGCCGAGTTAGCTCGTTTCTTGGGTGTTCCCTTAGAAGGATTGTAA
- a CDS encoding peptidylprolyl isomerase — protein MGKLIQRCLTLLFCLVVSCSVILTGCSNPQAISSDANSDNSTPTTANAASLTMSNYKPRLDGKATVEMKINGSPVIIEVDGVDAPITAGNFVDLVERGFYNGLTFHRVVKEPQPFVAQGGDPQGTGMGGFVDPASKKPRYVPLEIKLKGQAEPTYSKGLGQQAGFSAPQVVLNHKRGAVAMARAQAPDSASSQFYFALSDLDFLDGDYAVFGYVTQGMDVVDKIKQGDRIESAKVTSGLENLKK, from the coding sequence ATGGGAAAATTGATTCAACGTTGCTTAACTTTACTGTTTTGTTTGGTGGTCAGTTGCAGTGTAATTTTAACTGGCTGTTCAAATCCTCAAGCAATTTCTAGTGACGCTAATAGCGATAACTCAACCCCTACTACAGCCAATGCGGCTAGTTTAACTATGAGTAATTACAAGCCCCGCCTTGACGGAAAGGCAACCGTAGAGATGAAAATCAATGGTTCGCCTGTGATCATAGAAGTTGATGGAGTAGATGCTCCCATCACAGCCGGCAATTTTGTTGATCTCGTTGAACGGGGTTTTTACAATGGACTGACTTTTCACCGAGTGGTCAAAGAACCTCAACCGTTTGTCGCTCAAGGAGGAGACCCTCAAGGCACGGGAATGGGGGGATTTGTTGATCCCGCCTCGAAAAAACCTCGCTATGTGCCCTTAGAAATTAAACTCAAGGGGCAAGCAGAGCCTACCTACAGTAAAGGGTTAGGACAACAGGCCGGCTTTTCGGCTCCTCAAGTGGTGTTAAATCATAAACGGGGGGCTGTGGCGATGGCTCGCGCTCAAGCGCCGGATTCAGCTTCCTCTCAGTTTTATTTTGCCCTGTCAGATTTAGATTTCCTCGATGGAGACTATGCGGTATTTGGCTATGTTACTCAGGGAATGGATGTGGTAGACAAGATTAAACAGGGCGATCGCATTGAATCGGCTAAAGTCACATCAGGATTAGAAAATCTCAAGAAGTGA